Proteins from one Cryptomeria japonica chromosome 4, Sugi_1.0, whole genome shotgun sequence genomic window:
- the LOC131028519 gene encoding uncharacterized protein LOC131028519, whose translation MDTNELVLNKSSMAEILDQSSCAFCHSNLWRSCAVSHSGNCRCDPQAQRRKSQCTLSTTKEILDKQKKLFHSKEPHGVTVKEENPSPGPKHLGRHRAEQCFLGSSVYYGGPDELYDIPQGRKEDPSEIKMAAKKLEDAMDPFQIEYATRGNWWEGSLYY comes from the exons ATGGATACCAATGAACTAGTTCTGAATAAGAGTTCCATGGCTGAGATACTTGACCAGAGTTCTTGTGCTTTTTGTCACTCTAACCTATGGAGGTCCTGTGCTGTTTCACACTCAGGCAATTGTAGATGTGATCCTCAAGCTCAAAGAAGAAAG TCTCAGTGTACACTGTCAACCACCAAGGAGATATTGGACAAACAAAAGAAACTATTTCACAGTAAAGAGCCTCATGGTGTAACAG TTAAGGAAGAAAACCCATCACCAGGGCCTAAACATTTAGGCAGGCATAGAGCAGAACAGTGCTTTCTAGGCTCTTCTGTATATTATGGTGGACCTGATGAGCTTTATGACATTccccaaggaagaaaggaagacCCAAGTGAG ATTAAAATGGCAGCTAAGAAATTGGAAGATGCCATGGACCCATTTCAGATTGAATATGCAACCAGAGGGAATTGGTGGGAAG GTTCCCTTTACTACTAA